The following are encoded together in the Vigna unguiculata cultivar IT97K-499-35 chromosome 2, ASM411807v1, whole genome shotgun sequence genome:
- the LOC114174280 gene encoding LOW QUALITY PROTEIN: CRS2-associated factor 1, chloroplastic-like (The sequence of the model RefSeq protein was modified relative to this genomic sequence to represent the inferred CDS: inserted 1 base in 1 codon), which produces MDVLLKVAIQLPIFSPLVNHTPTRERSSTELRFSRWNNANAEKFNQRRRTLHEIEDEICRTRRNIAADNIINTATTAAVSATSETFKSLGTPSAPSQPSIPGXKSKYSKPPPKPKSLLDWHPVVSRVERLEFRPGPENVKIGEDGVSYIVEGAPFDFRFSYTETPKANPVKLREPPFAPFGPPTLPRPWTGRNPVPPSKTTVTEFHLLDPPLSDEEGAELVRLALPIWESRKKVLGEPLTKDEINRLVKRAEKYSRQLHIGRDGLTHNMLENIHTYWMRSSVCKIKCRGVCTVDMDNVCQQLEERTGGEIIYRHFGTVYLFRGRNYNYETRPRFPLMWWRPVSPVYPKLIKRVPEGLTLDEATEMRQKGRVLMPIRKLAKNGVYWDLVTNVREAFEQCDLVRINCQELNTSDYKKIGAKLKDLVPCVLLSFEDDHILMWRGPNWRPSLPNPRDDDTEATKVNVDNGNSSKLTPDARKLSAACLQKNRAEHLCNEPLDISILSNSHDLSLHKTVPCLTENSKLPVSDVSGAASLPMKTCEVEITEGVMAFSCTPQMVPGTNKSSASTVADPRSDKFLDGSEADVSEPSKCEPCTEGLLLLLDQAVEKGRALVLDDKFLDDDYIYQTSVAFSKSTPP; this is translated from the exons ATGGATGTGTTACTGAAGGTGGCAATCCAATTACCCATATTTTCCCCACTCGTTAACCACACCCCGACCCGCGAACGTTCTTCCACGGAGCTACGTTTCTCGCGTTGGAACAACGCCAACGCAGAGAAGTTCAACCAGCGCCGCCGAACGCTCCATGAAATCGAAGACGAAATCTGCCGCACTCGCCGCAACATCGCCGCCGATAACATCATCAACACTGCCACCACCGCCGCTGTTTCCGCCACTTCCGAAACTTTCAAATCCCTCGGAACCCCCTCCGCTCCGTCGCAACCTTCAATTCCGG AAAAATCGAAATACTCTAAACCACCGCCAAAACCGAAATCCTTGCTCGATTGGCATCCGGTGGTTTCACGAGTCGAGAGACTTGAGTTTCGACCGGGGCCGGAAAACGTGAAAATCGGTGAGGACGGAGTGTCTTATATCGTCGAAGGCGCGCCGTTCGACTTCAGGTTCAGTTACACGGAGACCCCGAAAGCAAATCCAGTGAAATTGCGCGAGCCACCGTTCGCGCCGTTCGGACCGCCCACCTTGCCGCGGCCGTGGACCGGGCGGAACCCGGTACCGCCGAGCAAGACGACCGTGACGGAGTTCCACTTGCTCGATCCGCCGCTGTCGGATGAGGAGGGAGCTGAACTAGTCCGTTTGGCCTTGCCGATTTGGGAGTCGAGGAAGAAGGTGTTGGGAGAACCGTTGACTAAGGATGAGATCAATCGCTTGGTTAAGAGGGCGGAGAAATATTCGCGCCAACTGCATATtg GCAGGGATGGTTTGACACATAACATGTTGGAAAACATTCATACATATTGGATGAGGAGCAGTGTGTGCAAGATAAAATGCAGAGGAGTGTGTACCGTTGACATGGATAATGTGTGCCAGCAGTTAGAG GAAAGAACTGGGGGGGAAATCATTTACCGACATTTTGGCACAGTGTACCTTTTCAGGGGGAGAAACTATAACTATGAAACACGACCACGATTTCCTCTTATGTGGTGGAGACCGGTGTCTCCGGTATATCCTAAGCTGATTAAACGAGTTCCAGAAGGTTTAACACTTGACGAAGCAACTGAAATGCGTCAAAAGGGAAGGGTCCTGATGCCCATCCGCAAACTAG CAAAAAATGGTGTATATTGGGACCTTGTGACTAATGTCAGAGAGGCATTTGAACAGTGTGACCTTGTGCGAATAAATTGCCAAGAACTAAATACAAGTGACTATAAAAAGATTGGAGCAAAACTAAAG GATCTTGTTCCATGCGTATTGCTTTCATTTGAAGATGACCACATACTTATGTGGAGAGGACCGAATTGGAGGCCTTCTTTACCAAATCCCAGAGATGATGACACGGAAGCCACTAAAGTTAATGTTGACAACGGAAATTCTAGTAAACTGACTCCAGATGCCCGTAAATTGTCAGCGGCGTGTCTACAGAAGAATAGAGCTGAGCATCTATGCAATGAACCTCTTGACATAAGCATTTTATCTAATTCACATGATTTGAGTTTGCACAAAACTGTGCCTTGTCTCACAGAAAATAGCAAGCTACCTGTGTCTGATGTTTCAGGTGCTGCTTCACTCCCTATGAAAACATGTGAAGTTGAAATCACAGAAGGTGTCATGGCCTTTTCTTGCACACCACAAATGGTACCGGGTACTAATAAAAGTTCTGCCAGCACTGTAGCAGATCCTCGTTCAGATAAGTTTCTTGATGGTTCCGAAGCAGATGTTAGTGAGCCATCAAAGTGTGAACCTTGTACAGAAGGACTTTTACTGCTGTTGGACCAAGCTGTTGAGAAAGGCCGTGCTCTTGTTTTAGATGATAAATTTTTGGATGATGATTACATTTATCAAACCTCTGTGGCTTTTTCTAAATCAACTCCACCTTAG
- the LOC114174441 gene encoding protein MAIN-LIKE 1-like, whose product MVRTRGNISRRGSNDAPESSRQGAARKRPTASARRRGQHEANVVEDDIVENEVPNVPREDEQVIDNDGGGFPGGPYDTSLLTQYQDHDRDVKVVSHIKKVKKLGRPHPAVAPFVLASGLSPLCDILYEYIDLGLVLGFVERWHPETNTFHLPIGEMTITLDDVWSLLHLSISGNFCSTENLEYEDSVQILTTLLGVDRAMACVELNQSRGAQVRLSWLRDLYHSCCENELWEFAARAYLLHLVGCTIFANKSATYVRTHYLELFRDLSTCRTYGWGVAALVHLYEQLGDASFANTKQLAGYLPLLQHFPTLGRKQVRDTYVENEPRALRYVTGCAIFAIADVRVQLDGLTYDGMIWNPYVAHRAARQLVTHGMFSGFLRVGTVVQRHLPERVLRQFGFIQPIPRSPSSVPMMDFEAIDDRWKKHEQFVVHQVVQAPAPFSCSDGYLQWFRRVSHPYILRGAEADRPSLVLMPRLRRDLPDDITVQRTSPSSSSSGLLGLVKRIVGGLQRMIDCRDVTEGTIAWDRTHELLQMAQDGVEEEETRGGRRVRGRRPSTSG is encoded by the exons atggTTAGGACCCGAGGAAATATATCTAGACGTGGTTCAAATGATGCACCCGAGAGTTCCAGACAAGGTGCTGCACGAAAGAGACCGACAGCATCGGCTCGTAGAAGGGGTCAGCATGAGGCTAATGTTGTTGAGGATGACATTGTTGAGAATGAGGTTCCTAACGTTCCTCGGGAGGACGAGCAGGTCATTGATAACGATGGTGGAGGATTTCCTGGTGGGCCGTATGATACATCTTTATTGACGCAGTACCAGGATCAT GATCGAGATGTGAAAGTGGTCTcccatattaaaaaagttaagaaattagGACGTCCTCACCCTGCTGTTGCACCTTTTGTGTTAGCTTCTGGATTATCGCCTTTGTgcgatattttatatgaatatatcgATCTTGGGTTAGTATTGGGTTTCGTGGAGAGATGGCATCCCGAGACTAATACTTTTCATTTACCCATTGGGGAGATGACCATCACTTTGGATGACGTATGGTCACTTCTCCATCTTTCCATCAGTGGAAACTTTTGCTCCACTGAAAATCTGGAATATGAAGATTCTGTTCAGATTTTGACGACACTTCTTGGTGTTGACCGGGCCATGGCATGTGTGGAGCTGAATCAAAGTCGGGGTGCACAGGTCCGACTGAGCTGGTTGAGAGACTTGTATCACAGCTGTTGTGAAAACGAGCTATGGGAGTTTGCTGCACGTGCATATCTTTTGCACCTTGTAGGGTGCACGATATTTGCTAACAAAAGCGCCACCTATGTTCGTACACATTATCTCGAGCTATTTAGAGATCTCTCCACATGTCGTACATATGGTTGGGGAGTTGCTGCTCTTGTCCACTTATATGAGCAGTTAGGAGATGCCAGCTTTGCAAATACAAAGCAATTAGCTGGATATCTACCTCTTCTGCAG CACTTCCCTACATTGGGAAGGAAGCAAGTACGGGATACATATGTGGAGAACGAACCCCGTGCTCTACGTTATGTGACTGGATGCGCCATTTTCGCTATAGCTGATGTTAGAGTCCAGTTGGATGGCTTGACATATGATGGGATGATTTGGAACCCATATGTAGCACACAGAGCTGCTCGACAACTGGTAACACATGGCATGTTTTCTGGCTTCCTGAGGGTTGGGACCGTCGTACAACGTCATTTGCCGGAGCGTGTGTTGCGACAATTTGGCTTCATCCAGCCTATTCCACGATCGCCTAGTTCGGTTCCCATGATGGACTTTGAGGCTATTGATGATCGGTGGAAAAAGCACGAGCAGTTTGTTGTACATCAAGTGGTCCAAGCACCAGCTCCTTTTTCATGTTCGGATGGATATTTGCAGTGGTTTAGGAGAGTCTCCCATCCATACATTTTACGTGGAGCTGAGGCCGACCGACCTAGCCTTGTGCTTATGCCCCGACTTCGTCGGGATTTGCCAGATGACATAACAGTTCAGAGGACGTCACCGTCATCATCTTCCAGTGGTTTATTG GGTCTCGTGAAACGCATTGTAGGTGGTCTTCAGCGGATGATAGACTGTAGAGATGTTACTGAGGGCACAATTGCCTGGGATCGCACTCATGAGTTATTGCAGATGGCTCAAGATGGAGTTGAAGAGGAAGAGACTAGAGGAGGACGTAGAGTTCGAGGTCGACGACCATCTACGTCTGGATAG
- the LOC114174442 gene encoding uncharacterized protein LOC114174442, whose amino-acid sequence MGYAIANRYNVILVCLSSVQNLTIFPLRTSPPISQSQHRLICIGHVYNSHFVQVRLQEGCPLPTVDIISSSNCYPKAKGWASFYRDRMQAFLDLHIVDRSYVDLMED is encoded by the exons ATGGGGTATGCGATTGCTAATCGGTATAATGTAATCCTCGTGTGCTTGTCATCAGTTCAGAATTTGACTATATTCCCACTTCGTACATCCCCACCTATTTCGCAAAGTCAACATCGACTAATTTGTATTGGACATGTTTACAATTCTCATTTTGTGCag GTTCGTCTACAAGAAGGCTGTCCATTACCGACAGTGGATATCATATCATCTAGCAATTGTTACCCAAAGGCAAAAGGGTGGGCATCATTTTATAGAGATAGGATGCAAGCATTCCTAGATTTACACATAGTGGATCGTAGTTATGTAGATCTCATGGAAGACTGA